The Agromyces marinus genome window below encodes:
- the uraH gene encoding hydroxyisourate hydrolase codes for MTSREPATAAARAAARSRITTHVLDATTGRPAEGVVVELSVHDGSGWHPLDDAATDADGRISHIGAVDPPAGDYRLRFDTAAWFGARGVETFYPEVVLTFRVADDGRHVHAPLLLSPFAYSTYRGS; via the coding sequence ATGACCAGCCGAGAGCCTGCGACCGCGGCCGCGCGCGCGGCCGCGCGCAGCCGCATCACGACGCACGTGCTCGACGCGACCACGGGCCGGCCAGCCGAGGGCGTGGTCGTCGAGCTGTCCGTGCACGACGGCTCGGGGTGGCATCCGCTCGACGACGCCGCGACCGACGCCGACGGTCGCATCTCGCACATCGGGGCCGTCGACCCGCCGGCGGGCGACTACCGCCTGCGCTTCGACACCGCGGCGTGGTTCGGCGCGCGCGGGGTCGAGACGTTCTACCCCGAGGTCGTGCTGACGTTCCGCGTCGCCGACGACGGACGGCACGTGCACGCGCCGCTCCTGCTGAGCCCGTTCGCCTACTCGACCTACCGAGGGAGCTGA
- the uraD gene encoding 2-oxo-4-hydroxy-4-carboxy-5-ureidoimidazoline decarboxylase — translation MTLDAFNGAGRPEAIALLRPCLDIDRWCEAVVDARPYASVADLVEAASAAADPFTSREIEGALAHHPRIGERPAGGGAEARMSRAEQAGVDPADAEVAAALAAGNRAYEERFGRVFLIRAAGRSAREILAALTERLAHSPEDEEPVVADQLRQIAVLRLKGLLA, via the coding sequence ATGACGCTTGACGCGTTCAACGGGGCCGGTCGGCCCGAGGCGATCGCGCTGCTGCGGCCCTGCCTCGACATCGACCGGTGGTGCGAGGCCGTCGTCGACGCGCGGCCCTACGCCTCGGTCGCCGACCTCGTCGAGGCGGCCTCGGCGGCCGCGGACCCGTTCACCTCACGCGAGATCGAGGGTGCGCTCGCGCACCACCCGAGGATCGGCGAACGACCTGCCGGCGGGGGAGCCGAGGCGAGGATGTCTCGCGCCGAGCAGGCGGGGGTCGACCCCGCCGATGCCGAGGTCGCGGCGGCGCTCGCCGCGGGCAACCGGGCGTACGAGGAACGGTTCGGGCGCGTGTTCCTCATCCGCGCCGCGGGACGCTCCGCGCGCGAGATCCTCGCGGCCCTCACCGAGCGGCTCGCGCACTCGCCCGAGGACGAGGAGCCCGTCGTCGCCGACCAGCTCCGCCAGATCGCCGTGCTCCGACTGAAGGGACTGCTCGCATGA